From one Amaranthus tricolor cultivar Red isolate AtriRed21 chromosome 17, ASM2621246v1, whole genome shotgun sequence genomic stretch:
- the LOC130804290 gene encoding actin-depolymerizing factor 4, protein MANAASGMAVDDACRLKFLELKSKRTHRFIIFKIEEKQKQVIVEKVGEPSQSYEDFTSSLPADECRYAVYDFDFVTAENCQKSRIFFIAWSPDTAKVRSKMIYASSKDRFKRELDGIQVELQATDPSEMDMDVIKSRAN, encoded by the exons atg GCCAATGCTGCGTCAGGAATGGCAGTTGATGATGCTTGCAGGCTCAAATTTTTAGAGCTGAAGTCCAAGAGGACTCACCgcttcataatttttaaaatcgaAGAAAAGCAAAAACAAGTAATAGTCGAAAAGGTTGGTGAGCCCTCTCAGAGCTATGAAGACTTCACTTCAAGCCTTCCTGCTGATGAATGCAGATATGCTGTTTATGATTTTGACTTTGTGACTGCAGAGAACTGCCAAAAGAGCAGGATCTTTTTCATTGCATG GTCTCCCGACACAGCGAAGGTGAGAAGCAAGATGATCTATGCGAGCTCAAAAGACAGGTTCAAGAGAGAGCTGGATGGTATTCAAGTTGAACTCCAAGCAACCGATCCTTCAGAGATGGATATGGATGTCATTAAAAGCCGTGCTAATTGA
- the LOC130804289 gene encoding uncharacterized protein LOC130804289: MKSSNFMSLSYLQNQNFGGLNGFQSTNSELSTIMGNNFDNGYLGGGIENDYSCMNQFGYGSPHDSSQFSYMSPVSYSSLMPTAMENVSLASPPQLMDYRWSFPCDDSIKTDILLAQPYKPTIKDVRKCVNGARLAQRHSSVLSNTPSIDASKSSNKRKVIEQLVDNARKFKTMDAPLKRSQKLSDKISALQELVSPYGKVTHF, from the exons ATGAAGAGCTCCAACTTCATGTCATTATCTTATTTGCAAAACCAAAATTTTG GTGGACTTAATGGATTTCAATCTACTAACTCTGAATTATCTACAATTATGGGCAATAACTT TGATAATGGCTATTTGGGTGGTGGGATTGAAAATGATTATAGTTGTATGAACCAATTTGGTTATGGAAGCCCACATGATTCCTCTCAATTTTCCTACATGTCACCAG TGTCATACTCGTCTTTAATGCCAACAGCAATGGAAAATGTGAGCTTAGCATCACCTCCTCAATTAATGGATTATCGTTGGAGCTTTCCCTGTGATGATTCTATCAAGACTGACATTCTTTTAGCTCAACCTTACAAACCA aCCATTAAAGATGTAAGGAAATGTGTAAATGGGGCTAGACTTGCGCAAAGACATAGTAGTGTGTTGAGTAACACACCAAGCATTGATGCATCAAAGAGTAGCAACAAAAGGAAGGTGATCGAACAATTAGTGGATAATGCTCGAAAGTTTAAG ACAATGGATGCACCACTGAAGCGGAGCCAAAAGTTAAGCGACAAAATTTCTGCTCTTCAAGAACTTGTATCACCTTATGGAAAGGTTACTCACttttag